A stretch of Roseibium porphyridii DNA encodes these proteins:
- a CDS encoding ABC transporter substrate-binding protein — MKTAKLFAATAFAAMSGLSVSNAQAADLTLCWAAWDPANALVELSKEFEAESGHTMKFEFVPWPNFADRMLNELNSGGKLCDLLIGDSQWIGGGAENGHYVKLNEFFDKEGISMDDFAPATVYAYSTWPKGTPNYYALPAMGDANGWFYRKDWFALPEIQEAFKSEHGRDLAPPKTQAELLEIAQFFQGREIDGQTRYGAAIFTERGSEGITMGATSAMYPFGFKYEMTPGKYDMEGAVNSPEAVAGLEFYKELYKTGTPPGYTDSYMEQSLDAFKSGQVAIAMNWFAFFPGLYADPDIGGDKIGFFVNPGQNKEASTLGGQGISVVAYSENQDAALEYIKWFAQPSVQKKWWDLGGYSCHVSVLNDPGFADSAPFASDFLLAMDGVMDFWQEPAYAELLLAMQKRLHDYVVADQGTAKEALDKLIGDWTETFEDEGKL, encoded by the coding sequence CGCTGACTTGACGCTTTGCTGGGCAGCCTGGGATCCGGCGAACGCTCTTGTAGAGCTGTCGAAGGAATTCGAAGCGGAGTCCGGCCACACAATGAAGTTTGAGTTCGTGCCCTGGCCGAACTTTGCCGACCGGATGCTCAATGAACTGAATTCGGGCGGCAAGCTTTGCGACTTGTTGATCGGTGACAGTCAGTGGATCGGCGGCGGGGCTGAAAACGGTCATTATGTCAAGCTGAACGAGTTCTTCGACAAGGAAGGCATCAGCATGGACGATTTCGCTCCGGCGACCGTTTATGCCTATTCCACCTGGCCGAAAGGCACGCCGAATTATTATGCGCTTCCGGCAATGGGCGACGCCAACGGCTGGTTCTATCGCAAGGACTGGTTTGCTCTTCCTGAAATTCAGGAAGCTTTCAAGTCAGAGCATGGTCGCGATCTGGCGCCCCCGAAGACACAGGCGGAACTTCTTGAGATTGCCCAGTTCTTCCAAGGCCGCGAGATTGACGGTCAGACGCGCTACGGCGCTGCGATCTTCACCGAGCGCGGATCGGAAGGCATCACCATGGGCGCAACAAGCGCCATGTACCCGTTCGGCTTCAAGTATGAAATGACGCCCGGCAAGTATGACATGGAAGGCGCGGTCAATTCGCCTGAAGCTGTTGCCGGTCTTGAGTTCTACAAAGAACTCTACAAAACCGGAACACCTCCGGGCTACACCGACAGCTACATGGAACAGTCGCTTGATGCTTTCAAATCAGGTCAGGTGGCAATCGCCATGAACTGGTTTGCATTCTTCCCCGGTCTTTATGCAGATCCGGACATCGGTGGCGACAAGATCGGTTTCTTTGTGAACCCGGGACAGAACAAGGAAGCTTCAACGCTTGGCGGACAGGGCATCTCCGTTGTGGCCTATTCAGAGAATCAGGATGCGGCACTTGAATACATCAAGTGGTTTGCTCAGCCTTCCGTTCAAAAGAAATGGTGGGATCTCGGCGGCTATTCCTGTCACGTGAGCGTTCTCAACGACCCGGGTTTTGCCGACAGTGCCCCATTTGCGTCCGACTTCCTTCTCGCCATGGATGGTGTCATGGATTTCTGGCAGGAGCCGGCCTATGCCGAGTTGTTGCTGGCCATGCAGAAGCGCCTTCATGACTACGTCGTTGCCGACCAGGGAACGGCCAAGGAAGCTCTCGACAAACTGATAGGGGACTGGACCGAAACCTTCGAAGACGAGGGTAAGCTCTAA
- a CDS encoding carbohydrate ABC transporter permease has product MSDTPIDRIAKATPPGVAGKIKGLSDRAIAWLFVAPTIFLLLAVNIFPLIWTINLSFTNFRANRPNREVDYIGLRNYERILTDGDIWLTMQATAHFLFWTIFLQVLIGFTLAWLINRKFKGNDLWTTLIVLPMMLSPAVVGNFWTFLYQPQIGLFNYGISFLTGVDPSSFQMIGDVALAPWAIVIVDTWMWTPFVMLICLAGLRSIPDYIYEAAEIDRASRWRQFWTITVPMVLPFLMLAVLFRGIENFKMFDLVVQLTGGGPGSVTELTSINLKREAFEKWRTGYASAYAIILFVTVFGLASIYVKALNKVKER; this is encoded by the coding sequence ATGTCCGACACTCCCATCGACCGCATAGCTAAGGCGACGCCTCCAGGCGTCGCCGGTAAGATCAAAGGGCTTTCCGATCGCGCGATAGCGTGGCTGTTTGTTGCCCCGACGATCTTCCTGCTGCTTGCGGTGAATATTTTCCCGTTGATCTGGACGATCAACCTGAGTTTCACGAATTTTCGCGCCAACAGGCCGAACAGGGAAGTCGACTATATCGGGCTTCGAAACTACGAGCGCATTCTGACCGATGGCGACATCTGGCTGACAATGCAGGCAACGGCTCACTTCCTGTTCTGGACGATCTTTCTGCAGGTCCTGATCGGTTTCACACTTGCCTGGCTGATCAATCGCAAGTTCAAGGGCAACGATCTCTGGACGACACTGATCGTCCTGCCGATGATGCTGTCTCCGGCTGTGGTGGGCAACTTCTGGACGTTTCTCTATCAGCCGCAGATCGGCCTCTTCAACTACGGGATCTCCTTTCTCACGGGTGTCGATCCCTCCTCTTTCCAGATGATCGGCGATGTCGCTCTCGCGCCCTGGGCAATTGTAATTGTCGACACCTGGATGTGGACACCCTTTGTCATGCTCATTTGTCTGGCAGGACTCCGATCGATACCTGACTACATTTATGAGGCAGCGGAAATCGACCGTGCCAGCCGATGGCGCCAGTTCTGGACCATCACCGTTCCCATGGTGCTGCCGTTCCTGATGCTGGCCGTGCTCTTCCGCGGCATCGAGAATTTCAAGATGTTCGATCTGGTCGTCCAGCTGACCGGCGGTGGACCTGGTTCTGTCACCGAACTCACCTCCATCAACCTGAAGCGTGAAGCCTTCGAGAAATGGCGAACCGGATATGCGTCCGCTTACGCGATCATCTTGTTCGTGACTGTGTTCGGTCTGGCTTCGATCTACGTGAAGGCGCTTAACAAGGTGAAAGAAAGATGA
- a CDS encoding carbohydrate ABC transporter permease, giving the protein MSSYSITEPSARQKWVAGSLVIAYAVITLLPLVWILTTGFKSPNDAIAYPPKVVFEPSLEGYVNLFTTRTRVTPEQLEALPPPATWYEEIVRDRDMVIAGPSRYGERFLNSVIIGFGSTFLSVFLGTLAAYAFSRFKVPLKDDLLFFILSTRMMPPIAVAIPIFLMFRTLGLSDTHLGMILLYTAVNISLAVWLLKGFIDEIPREYEEAALIDGYTRFQAFYKVVLPQAATGIASTAIFCLIFSWNEYAFAVLLTSGTAQTAPPFIPTIIGVGGQDWPAVAAGATLFLVPVMVFTVLLRKHLLRGITFGAVRK; this is encoded by the coding sequence ATGAGCAGCTATTCCATCACAGAACCGTCTGCACGACAGAAGTGGGTGGCTGGCTCTCTGGTCATTGCCTACGCGGTGATCACGCTCCTGCCGCTGGTCTGGATCCTGACCACCGGCTTCAAGTCGCCGAACGATGCCATCGCCTACCCACCGAAAGTGGTCTTCGAGCCATCCCTGGAAGGGTATGTGAATCTCTTCACAACGCGAACGCGCGTCACACCCGAACAGCTGGAAGCGCTTCCACCGCCTGCGACCTGGTATGAGGAAATTGTGCGGGACCGCGACATGGTAATTGCCGGTCCGTCCCGCTACGGCGAACGCTTCCTCAATTCCGTCATTATCGGCTTCGGATCCACTTTCCTCTCGGTTTTCCTGGGAACGCTTGCCGCCTATGCCTTCTCGCGTTTCAAGGTGCCACTGAAGGATGATCTCCTGTTCTTCATCCTGTCGACCCGAATGATGCCTCCGATTGCGGTCGCCATTCCGATCTTCCTGATGTTCCGCACTCTGGGACTCTCCGACACCCATCTGGGTATGATCCTTCTCTATACGGCCGTGAACATTTCGCTGGCTGTCTGGCTGCTCAAGGGCTTCATCGATGAGATCCCGAGAGAATACGAGGAGGCTGCACTGATCGACGGCTACACGCGGTTCCAGGCATTTTACAAGGTGGTGTTGCCTCAGGCGGCAACCGGGATCGCTTCGACAGCCATCTTCTGTCTGATCTTTTCCTGGAACGAATATGCATTTGCGGTGCTGCTGACATCGGGCACAGCCCAGACGGCGCCCCCATTCATCCCGACCATTATCGGTGTCGGTGGCCAGGACTGGCCGGCGGTTGCAGCAGGGGCAACGTTGTTCCTGGTCCCGGTCATGGTTTTCACGGTTCTTCTCCGCAAGCACCTTCTGCGCGGCATAACCTTCGGAGCGGTACGCAAATGA